From the genome of Anopheles moucheti chromosome 3, idAnoMoucSN_F20_07, whole genome shotgun sequence, one region includes:
- the LOC128304058 gene encoding multiple C2 and transmembrane domain-containing protein, producing MAATACSTSVTPGAGSSSLGGGGGGGGGGGMTSISTGGGIGGSGGGSSSSGSKRSRLNLESKCSSLRKHLSKSASELSCNDCGGSGDSPQSSPQRARSANVPTIPAGVIQRTHGFFNTLRHRWSRGRSKERLRGSLGQEHDGRRDSQSDYAADNSSAEHSSSATPHQSPRHRAQTLGDSPLAKGAADRNATMSGTGGVGSISEGASTSAVASVLKVLTTKVDIETTAGPSGLGHLTIGGLPKVSEIPGPSGTSGLSPADEQQRRRETQLRQHSFFQLRVHLISGHGLVAMDKSGTSDPYVKFKVGGRLLYKSKTVHKDLNPTWDETFVVPVEDPFQPIVIKVFDYDWGLQDDFMGSAKLHLTSLELSRAEDLTIKLEDAQRASKDLGELKLSVTLWPKTQEDKEQYFQRNPKLADASRRLKSQIWSSVVTIVLIEAKGLPPDAENGLNDIYVRFRLGNEKYKSKIAYRARWLEQFDLHLFDDDQLLELIVCGKYNTYGKCTIDLRSLPRERTHGIWQPLEECTGEVHLMLTISGTTASETITDLTAYKEDSKERALVQSRYIWHKSLQNMRDVGHLTVKVFGATGLAAADIGGKSDPFVVLELINARLQTQTEYKTLTPNWNKIFTFNVKDMSSVLEITVYDEDRDHKVEFLGKVVIPLLRIRNGEKRWYALKDKKMYTRAKGTQPQILLEMTVMWNKLRAALRVLEPKEEKLVQQEAKFKRQLFLRNVTRLKAVIMYFIEVGQFVQSCFEWESPIRSFIALVLWVCGCIWFDISTIPAVALLYLLKNWLIRWLTGSSSQSTADEYDVASDDEDEEDKEKEEKKTIKERLQAIQEVSQSVQNTIGFLASLGESVKNTFNFSVPELSWLTALLLLAACLVLHYVPIRVLLLLWGLVKFSRRIIRPHSVPNNEVLDLLSRVPDDEEIIMWRELPLHSTPELARRDPRKKHKVS from the exons AACGTTCTCGACTGAATTTAGAATCCAAATGCTCCTCGTTGCGGAAACACCTGAGTAAATCGGCGTCGGAGCTCAGCTGCAACGACTGTGGCGGTTCCGGTGACTCCCCGCAGTCTTCGCCGCAGCGGGCCCGTTCGGCAAATGTTCCCACCATACCGGCCGGAGTTATACAACGAACGCACGGATTTTTTAACACACTAAGG CACCGATGGTCACGAGGACGCAGTAAGGAACGACTACGCGGGTCGCTCGGCCAGGAGCACGACGGTCGGCGGGACAGCCAGAGCGACTACGCGGCCGACAACAGTTCGGCAGAACACAGCAGCTCGGCCACACCTCATCAATCGCCTCGTCATCGTGCCCAGACACTCGGGGATTCGCCACTGGCCAAAGGTGCCGCAGATAGGAATGCAACGATGAGTGGCACGGGAGGGGTGGGGTCGATTAGTGAGGGGGCGTCCACGTCCGCGGTAGCTAGCGTACTCAAGGTGCTCACAACGAAGGTGGACATCGAAACGACGGCCGGACCGAGCGGGCTGGGACATTTGACAATCGGAGGACTGCCTAAGGTTTCAGAAATTCCAGGACCTAGTGGGACATCCGGTTTGAGTCCCGCCGACGAACAGCAACGAAGACGAGAAACACAGCTAAGGCAACACTCCTTCTTCCAGCTCCGAGTTCATCTGATCAGCGGCCATGGACTGGTGGCAATGGATAAGAGCG GAACGAGCGATCCTTACGTCAAATTTAAAGTTGGGGGACGTTTGCTGTACAAATCGAAAACCGTTCATAAAGATCTAAACCCCACGTGGGACGAAACGTTCGTCGTGCCAGTGGAAGATCCGTTTCAACCTATAGTAATTAAG GTGTTTGACTATGACTGGGGCCTTCAGGATGACTTCATGGGCTCGGCCAAACTGCACCTCACCTCGCTGGAACTAAGCCGAGCGGAAGACCTCACGATCAAGCTCGAAGATGCCCAACGAGCATCTAAAGACCTCGGAGAGCTCAAACTAAGCGTCACACTATGGCCAAAGACGCAAGAGGACAAAGAGCAA TACTTTCAGCGCAATCCGAAGCTGGCCGATGCGTCACGTCGCCTCAAGTCGCAGATCTGGAGCTCAGTCGTAACCATCGTGCTGATCGAAGCCAAAGGACTCCCACCGGATGCTGAAAATGGCCTCAACGATATCTATGTCCGATTTAG GCTAGGGAACGAGAAGTATAAGTCTAAAATTGCGTACCGCGCACGTTGGTTGGAGCAGTTTGATCTGCACCTTTTCGACGATGACCAGCTGCTGGAGCTGATCGTATGCGGGAAGTACAACACCTACGGTAAATGTACGATCGATTTGCGAAGTTTACCACGCGAGCGTACGCACGGAATTTGGCAACCGCTGGAAGAGTGCACGGGCGAGGTGCATCTCATGCTGACAATCAGTGGGACGACGGCTTCGGAAACCATTACCGATCTCACGGCCTACAAAGAGGATTCCAAGGAGCGTGCACTCGTCCAAAGTCGATAC ATATGGCACAAATCGCTACAAAACATGCGTGACGTTGGTCATCTCACGGTGAAGGTGTTCGGAGCGACCGGTCTGGCAGCAGCGGACATCGGCGGTAAATCTGACCCGTTCGTTGTGCTGGAGCTAATCAACGCTCGACTTCAGACGCAAACCGAATACAAAACGCTCACACCAAATTGGAACAAAATCTTCACCTT CAACGTGAAAGATATGTCCTCGGTGCTGGAAATCACCGTCTACGACGAGGATCGTGACCACAAGGTGGAGTTCCTGGGTAAAGTCGTCATTCCGCTGCTGCGGATACGCAACGGTGAAAAGCGCTGGTACGCGCTGAAAGACAAAAAGATGTACACCCGCGCCAAAGGCACCCAGCCTCAG ATTCTGCTGGAGATGACGGTCATGTGGAACAAACTGCGAGCGGCACTGCGAGTTCTCGAGCCGAAGGAGGAAAAGCTAGTGCAGCAGGAAGCCAAGTTCAAGCGGCAGCTCTTCCTGCGCAACGTCACCCGCCTGAAGGCCGTCATTATGTACTTTATCGAAGTGGGACAGTTCGTGCA GAGCTGCTTTGAGTGGGAATCTCCGATACGGTCGTTTATAGCGCTGGTTTTATGGGTTTGTGGATGCATCTGGTTCGATATCTCCACCATACCGGCGGTCGCCCTGCTGTATTTGCTGAA GAACTGGTTAATTCGATGGCTTACAGGAAGCTCGTCCCAATCGACGGCGGACGAGTATGACGTGGCGagcgatgatgaagatgaagaggACAAGGAAAAG gaggagaagaaaacaatcaagGAACGGCTGCAGGCCATACAGGAGGTGTCGCAGAGCGTACAGAATACGATCGGATTCCTGGCATCGCTGGGAGAGAGTGTTAAAAA CACATTCAACTTTTCCGTGCCAGAGCTCAGTTGGTTGACAGCTCTGTTGCTACTGGCTGCCTGCCTCGTACTGCACTACGTCCCCATCAGAGTGCTGCTACTACTGTGGGGCCTGGTTAAGTTCAGCCGAAGAATCATTCGACCACACAGTGTTCCCAACAACGAGGTGCTAGACCTTCTATCGCGCGTTCCCGACGACGAGGAAATT ATCATGTGGCGTGAATTACCCCTACATTCGACGCCCGAACTGGCCCGGCGGGATCCGCGAAAGAAGCATAAAGTGTCGTAA